The genomic stretch AACTATCTTACCCAGTTAAAAAACGGTTACCTGTACCCTGTTTATTTAGAACTAATTTGATGACTAATTAAGTACTCTAGAATTAttgtatcttttttattttactaCAATGTCACATGCATATATAATTAAATGCTCATTAATTTGTTGTAATGTTAGATATTATTTGCAAACTATACTCCACACATTCAGAATTCAACAGAAAACACAAAATCGTGGATgaatatgatccaaatatttgagTTCGTACAACAAAATAGTGTTGACCAGTAACCACTGTATAGTTAGGTAAACACACGAGTTAATTAGTTCTCCTTTTTCTGTCATTCTATTTTTCTATACTCTACTCTGTAAAAAAAAACCACAGGAAATTGACTACAATTACAAGAAAAGAAAACCTAATAGATGCATCAGCACCGCACGCCCAGCCCCACTCATCTCTTATAGCTTAATCTAACCAATCTCTGCCACGTGATCATGCCCCCCTTAAAACCTATCACGTGCCTCTTtcataaaccaaaaaaaataaaacacttcAATTTTTACCTCTTCAATATAAATAAATACACACAACCACCCTCTTCTTTCCATTAACGCATTCAATTTCCAATATTCAAATCACTGTTTCTTTCTTCTCTCAGCAGACAAAAAATCTCATTCAATAAATTATATGGTAATTTCTGTTGTTGATATATTTTTTCCATCATGTTAGAGAGTGGAAGTGATCGTGATTCTGGGATGAGTTTAGAAACGGTTAATTCCAATACACAGAGAACTTCCTTAAGCAGCGCTACTGAAAGCATTTGCAGCACTAGCTTCAGTCGTCTCTCTTTCGAACTCCTTCCGTCGTCTTCACCGGAGAGTCTCTCCATCAAACCTCACCGTTCCTCCGATTTCGCCTACTCCGCCATCCGCAAATCCGGTCTCACCTTCCGTGACTTTCACCTTCTCCGCCGCATAGGCTCCGGTGACATCGGCACTGTATACCTCTGTCGCCTACGTGACTCCTCCGTAAACTACATCAACGATGAGGATAGTTCGTTCTACTACGCCATGAAGGTTGTTGACAAAGACGCTGTTGCTCTCAAGAACAAGTCACACAGAGCGGAAATGGAGAGAAAGATTCTCAAGATGCTTGATCATCCTTTTCTCCCTAGTCTCTATGCAGAGTTCGAAGCTTCTAATTTCTCTTGCATTGTTATGGAGTTTTGCTCCGGCGGTGACTTGCACTCTCTCCGTCACCGTCACCCTCGTAACCGTTTCTCTCTCTCCTCCGCACGGTAACaaccatttctttttcttttcttttctattttatggaaagttattatataaataaataaattaatattttatttttttatttattgttacaGTTTTTACGCGGCTGAGGTACTGGTGGCATTGGAGTATCTGCACATGCTAGGAATAATTTACAGAGATCTAAAACCGGAAAACGTGTTAGTCAGATCAGACGGTCACATCATGCTCTCTGATTTTGATCTATCTCTATGCTCTCACGCAATCCCAGCCGTTGAGTTATCTCCAGAAGATGCATCCTGCACCAGTCCACATTCCATCTCTTCTCCTTTCAAGTGTATCTCGAAGCGACTTTTCCGGTCCAAAAAGGTTCAAACATTTCAACCGAACCGGCTTTTCCGGTCGAGAAAGGTTGAAACATTTGAATCGAAGAGGGTTTTCGTTGCTGAACCGGTGGAGGCACGGTCGTGTTCATTCGTTGGAACACACGAGTACGTGTCACCGGAAGTAGCTTCTGGAAACTGTCACGGTAACGCTGTGGATTGGTGGTCGTTTGGGATATTCATATATGAGATGGTGTACGGAAGAACGCCGTTTGCGGGTCCATCGAATGAAGCAACTTTGCGAAACATTATAAAAAAGCCTCTTAGTTTTCCTACTGCTACGCCTTCCAGTGCGCTTGAAACGCACGCGCGGGACCTTATCTCGGGTTTGCTTAACAAAGACCCGAACCGTAGACTCGGGTCGAAACGGGGTGCTGCTGAGGTTAAGATGCATCCGTTTTTTGTTGGGCTTAACTTGGCGTTGATACGGATGGTGGCGCCGCCGGAGGTTCCGGGTTTAAGAAGACACAAAACGATGCCGTTTCTCTCCGGGAAAGATAGTAGACAACACCCTGCTTCGTCGTTTGATTACTTTTAAGAATTTAAGTATGGCCGATTTTTGCGCCACGTGTACGGTCGGTGGCTTcagagttttaaaaataaaatggcgGGTGACGTATATTCATGTGTAAATTTATTTAAGCTACTACTCTATTTTTGTAACCTACTTTATATAACAAATTTTTGTAACCTACTTTATATAACAAATTATTAGTATATGATTATTACTACTATCTATGTGATGTGTTGTGTATGAGGCGAACTGAAAGTAAGGAAAAGGAAATAGTTTATTGATTTGAATAGTGTTTTAAGGTGTGAGGAAACAAGGATTGGGTTATTATAATGGTGGAACTTTATAGATTCATAATAGACGCCTTGAAAAGCTGAATTAGGGGTTGTCTTTCCTTTTTTGGAATGGTTGAGTTGGGGGTGGAAGAGGATGCCAGAAATAAGCTGGCAAAAACTCGTAAACCGGCTGAGAAGGTTTGGTTGAGGATGTAGATctataacaaaataaattatcaaataatTAATAATCTCACTTTCTATTATCTATATTTCCACTCCACGTATAACCTCTTTAAACTcatactaaaaataataattctaaattaataaaataaaaaccattcaaatttatttctataaaaattaataaaaaaaatagaaacctAATGTGATTCTCATATTTCTatcttataataaaaataataattaactaaataataaaaaaaacctttGAAACCCACTTTCTACCCCATGTTTTTTATAACTTATTTCTATTAATTGTATACTTTaagatataaaatttaaaaaaaaacaaatatagataaaataaaatatattattaagttATAATCcaatgtgatttttttatataaaattaaaacaaaatttaaagagaaaaagaagagtaAGATATGACCTTAAAAGTAATCACAAATGCCCTATTTCCTTTGATTTTGTGTCACTTTACATATAATATACATATTAGTTTTGTCAGTAATACATAAGAATTTGTTAATCAAATTATTGATTATAGAAAAATATCAACTGTAAATTAGTATAGTTCAAAGAAGAGAGAAGTGTGTGAATAAGATAAAGAAGAATCTCAACATAACCTTAATACTATAAATCTCAACATTGCTGGTTGAAGTGATAGCTGCACAAAATAAGttgaaaacaatatttaaaaaataaacttatttaaaaaCTACATGCATAAGTTAGAATACAACGTAAGATACATAAAAAATACTGAACAATAAATACCTCAATTCTATGTGTAATTTCTCCATTCATCTCATATGCATACCTGTAAAAATGAAATAAGAAGAAAATTTTGAAtaattaaaaactaataaaatagaaaattaaacaatttaatgaAGAATATATTGATTCTATGTGTAATTCCTCTGGACTGGGTTAATATGAAAAGAGAaatgaaaaagagagaaagagtaAATATGAAAAGAGAaatgaaaaagagagaaagagtaAA from Vicia villosa cultivar HV-30 ecotype Madison, WI linkage group LG4, Vvil1.0, whole genome shotgun sequence encodes the following:
- the LOC131599992 gene encoding protein kinase PINOID-like, with product MLESGSDRDSGMSLETVNSNTQRTSLSSATESICSTSFSRLSFELLPSSSPESLSIKPHRSSDFAYSAIRKSGLTFRDFHLLRRIGSGDIGTVYLCRLRDSSVNYINDEDSSFYYAMKVVDKDAVALKNKSHRAEMERKILKMLDHPFLPSLYAEFEASNFSCIVMEFCSGGDLHSLRHRHPRNRFSLSSARFYAAEVLVALEYLHMLGIIYRDLKPENVLVRSDGHIMLSDFDLSLCSHAIPAVELSPEDASCTSPHSISSPFKCISKRLFRSKKVQTFQPNRLFRSRKVETFESKRVFVAEPVEARSCSFVGTHEYVSPEVASGNCHGNAVDWWSFGIFIYEMVYGRTPFAGPSNEATLRNIIKKPLSFPTATPSSALETHARDLISGLLNKDPNRRLGSKRGAAEVKMHPFFVGLNLALIRMVAPPEVPGLRRHKTMPFLSGKDSRQHPASSFDYF